The DNA window TTTACTGAGCAATGCTGATTGATACATCCATACAAACAAATATAAGCCTGGACCACTACCAGTAAAAAATAGAAtggataattattttcatataatggattatatgaaaatgaatgagctaTAGTTGCAGACATCAACATGGATGGAGGCTCGAAAACATAATaccaagcaaaaagaaaaaaaaaatgaaagttgaaaaaaaaaaaaatgaaagttgtaGTAGAACACATAaaatatgattccattcacatgaacaacaacaacaaaaaaccaactgCGTTTTCCTTTCCTTACTGAACAATTCAGTCCCAAAGTCACATTAGTAGGGCAGAGCATCCAGGCCAGAAGTGAGAGGGAGTTTGGTGGCCTAGAACAGGGAACCAGAGTTACCCGCACGGGAAAGGGGCCGCCAGCATGGTGTCAGAGCCTGACCTACACCAGGAGGGCATCCATgatgggggagaggaggggctgTTCGGAGCCCAAGTACGGTTAGGAGTGTGTCCACACACAAGAGCTGTCCAGTGTAGAGTGTCAGAAGCCAAGTGGGGTGAGGAGTATATCCAAactgagaggagggaggagaggtggtACAGAGCAGGCTGTCTCAGCAGAATAAAAGGAGCATTCCTAGGGAGGAACAGCCAACTGCAGTTGGCTTGTATCAGAAACGGAAAGGGGCGAAGAGCTCATCCAGGCATGGGGAGGAGAGGCAGCGCAGAGTGCCAGAGCCCGACACTCTGGAAAGGTCATTGGCGTGGGGTGTTGAAGTGGCCTGGGGTGATGTGTCAGAGAcccagcaggaagagaaaggctcTCCATGAGAACTACAAGGAGAATTAAAGGCCAAGCCAGGTGAGGAAGGCTTCCATGTGGCGGAAGAAGGCAGCGGTAGAAAAAGGAGATGGGTTACATATGGGAGAACtgaccaataaataaatatattaagaataattGGAGCTAGGCTTCTCACTGTGGGAGAAATCAGTCATAAATATGGGAAGAGGAAAACTAGAATAAACCTTGTGGTCGTGGTGGATTGAAATAGGAAGTATCTATGTGAACTCATGGTTTCTGAGatgcaaagagacagaaagacaggtgtaaatgtgtgtgcatccctgtatatatgtgtgtgtgtagacaccTCTAGCTCTGTCCACTCAGAGGGCCTGGGAGTGCTGGGATCCAAGGAGCAGTCATTACACCTTGTACCCAAATCCTGGCTTCTCAATACCACTGTCCACTAAAAAGGACCAAGGcttcttagaaaaaaaatgaacctgaaaaaaaattttgtgccagaaaataaggaaatgctcAAAGAATGGTCCGAACATGTCAAAAGTTTTAAGGAGGTCCCACTCACTGACTATATCTGGGACATTTGGGCATTAAACGATACCACCTGATAGAATGCGATACAAAGCATCATttctgtgatattcctgccaaaatTAGTGACCTAAGTATAATCACGAGAaaccatcaattaaaaaaaactggtctgtaattttaaaaaatgtcaaggttatgaaaatcaagaaaagacCAAGGAACTACTATTTCAAACTGCtacatgacaattaaatgaaatgtgtgaTACTGAATGGCTTTGGGTATAAAGGATGATAGATTAAATGGCAAACCTTGTCGGGTCCCAATGTTAGTTGTAAAAGTGTATCGGTATTAATTTCCATCTAAAGATGGCTGTCTTGCAGTTATGTGGGATAATGTCCTCGTTTGTAGGAAACATAACACTAAAGTATTTTTGGTGATGGGTGATCGGATTCGCAACTTACTCTTTAAgggttaggaaaaaaaattctttatattgtTCTCAAAACTTTTTTGTATGCTTATGATTGTTgtaaaatttaaactaattatttgaaaatgagcAAGGCAACTCATTTTTTAGGGATACAAGTGTACTTGGTAAAACTATGAATAAAGCAGAAAATGATTAACACAAATTTAGAGTAGAGTTTATCTCTTGcacaaaaggaaagagatatGATCAGGGAAAGGCACATAAAGTATATTGGTATGTTTTGAGCTAGGTAgtacatatgtgtttattttattattattattttcactacGTATGtacatatagtaatatatattaaagcatatattaattaatttattttaaataggtaTAACATTCCcctgcaaattttaaaatgcttttgaataaagaaagaaacctatATACAGTATGttcctgtttttaattaaaatgaaaagaaaattaagaagacTGGAAAAATCTATTAGACTGATAATAGTGATTATCTCTGGGTGATGGAATTTAAATtgacttcaatttctttcaacacttttctgtattttcattctttttccatgatgaacagaaaaatatgtacagaatGCTAATGactgaatttaaaacattaaaaataattcttttaaaattaggtaTCCAAACAGGAAAACTaatcaaatgataaaaatgataatccATAAAATGGActgaaaatactttattaatGTCCAAGAGTTTCCACTGTCATAATATATTAAGTTTAGAGAACAGTTTATTAAGGTCCTTGGTTAGTTCTTAAAAACAACTCTTTACTGAactggaaagaagaaatgaaatttaaacttagggaaaaaaatcaggcaaATAATGAAAACCTCACCTATGAGAAATGTTAAATTTCTGAACAATCCTTTTCCCATTGGCTAACCAGATCTGTATATTAGTGATGGGTTCCAGGTTGTTTAGTGGGACTGCacacaaattctttttcttctcaactTCATTACTCTTTGCTTTAGAAACAATTTTTGGTGTGGCGCTAAAAAAATCCAGACAACAAAGTCAGATGCATGTTTTTTCATTAAGGAGAACTTTATCATTAAACAATAActacaaaaattttatattaagtatAGCTTTTAGAAAGATTTTAGTAAGTCACAGCTGTTTCCTCAAtaacatcaaaatattaatattatttatgccCAACACATGATTGTAGAAATCTAATGAATTATGCATATCCAAGTAATCTGCAAACGTATAGATTGCTACATACTCATACTCATAAGTATACTGTTAGTAGTATTATTTGGGTAATAATATGGGCTTTACCTTTACCTCTCCCCaagttaaaatttctaaaagaaattataagtTCTCTATAGACGTTAGTCCTtgatttataaaggaaaagaaacataatatttCCTGACCATTCTGAAAGTCACATCTAGATATTTTTATGTGTGGATATGTGGatggtatgacaattaagttcgtaaacttgctgcaacgatgttgctaaccttttttgatatcggagggattattcattatgactttgtaccatctggacagttaaccaagtttactatttggaactgctgaaaagactgcatgaaaaagtcagaccacctgaacttttcatcagcaattcatggctcttgcatcacgacagtgcaccagctcacatggcactctctgtgagggagtttttagccagtaaacaaatcactgtattggaacaccctccctactcacctgatctggccccccaatgacttttctttacctgaagataaaggaaatattgaaaggaaaacatttgatgacatttaggacatcaaggataatacagtgagggctctgatggccattccagaaaagggtTCCAAAACttctctgaagggtggactaggcactggcgtcggtgcataacttcccaaggggagtactttgaacgtgaccatagtgatattcagcaaggaggtgtgtagcactttttctaggatgagtttgcgaacttaattgtcagatctcgtatatcTTAATCAATCTTGAtaattgatatatgagaattcataaaaataaaagtgattccGTATCTAAGCTCCTTGCATATTCTGTCATAAGGTATAGTTACATATAATGAAGactacaaaatttgaaaataactgaAGACTCTAATACTAAATTtatcaggcatttttttttcatttttattacctcATAATTCAGATACTAATCACAGAACACAATTTTGAAAGGACTGGTAAGTATAAAATGTAACCCTATATTTGAAAGCTAGCATATATACTTTGTAACATTAATGGCAAAGCTCAAGTGGTGGgagtaagggagaaaaaaatgattcattcattcaattttgcCTAATGTCCTCAAATAAACCAGGCACTTTTGATTTGATCAATAAAAAAAGCCTACATGATTTTTTAGTGTAGTGCCAGTGTATGTTAATTTACACTACGGCAAATATAATTTAGGAGTCCTTATAGAAGTTAACATGAGAAATCTAATTTCCAGTGGGAGGAATGATAAACTCCCTATATGTCGTCTATACGGTAATATAGTGATGGGCTGATTGTTAGTCAAGCCAGTGCTTATGGAAAGCACGGATCAGGAGTGTACTCACCTTCCCAGTCTGTGACCCTGTCCTGAGAAGGGCTGGAACACAGGCTTCGTTGACATacatacttcatttttcttatcctcGACTTTAACATCCACCTCCTCTTTATCAAAAGTTCCCCGTAATTCTAAAGGCAATTCCCTTGGAAGGTAAAGAAACAAAGTGATAAATAAAGCTAccaatgtgttttttatttctctgaaaaacacATTCTATAtgcaaaaagaatggaaaaatatatagaaatagaaaaatatatagaaataagaGGCATAGAACATTCTTGACAATCAAAAActgaatgcattttttaaaaatgcagttaaaCAGTACAAATACCAAAAATCAAGAACaatatagaataatttttaagactACAAATTCATGAACAGCTTGAGTTATTCAGCTAAATTTAAAGAATTGGATCATTTTTATAGGTGTCTGAATATGACTACTAGTGTGCTAGAAAAATCAAGCtctcatttcaatttttaagtgaaaacacAGATTGACTCtggaaatgacaaataaaatatgaaacatgttagaattttacaaaatgctttcacattTCATCCTCCTAACAGAGAGATTAAAGTAATGCAGGACTTGGACTCAGCCTGGGGCTTTGTCTGGTAGGCCACAAATGCCGCTCTTCTGTTTTACTCACAAACATAGGCCTGCTGCACAGAATTTGGGACAGACACCTGTTGGATCTTAGGATATTTAAAGGTAGGGTTCTTTTTAATGAGCACTTGAAAGTTTACGTTATGGAATATATTTGATATGTAAGCAATTAACTTACACGGTGaaatttttaacaaattactaattttaacaaacttttatagaatgatttttttctgataactGCAATAATACAAACTTGTTAGTATAGACTTGTGATTTGTGTACTTTCTGTATGtcacatttcaaaattttttatttaagaataatatatgcttgttctaaaaaaaataaggcataaaaaatataaacacgaATCAACTTAGAAAGTGATGGTCCTTATAACATCATTCTTACTTTAATAAAACTCTGATGTTGCATCTCctagattttctctctctctatagtAAAACtccatataattattttaatttttgccacaGATGGTATCAATCTGTACACACTATTCTGTATTctgcaaaattctttttttttagcaatataCTACAGAAACTTTTGCATGTTAGTTTGTGAATGTCATTCGTTTTTACCAAAAGCATTCTATTATTCTGTTACAAAGTAGATCAAATGACACAAACatattctttccatcttttcttactgatttgtaggaattgtgcatatattccatttatatgacatatgTGTAACAAGTATTCCCAGTTTGGCATTGGTCTTTTGACTGTATATAGTGTCTTTtggtatatatatgtttttaatatttacataatcaAATTTATCCATCTTTCTTACACTGCCAACTATAgctatatgcaacaacatggataactATCCCAAAGATGCTGAGTAGACACAAAACATAAACACATTCCATTAACATATTTAGGGATCCATGCTATATGGGTAAAACtatcaagaaaagcaaaaagtaaattaCTACTAAAGTCAGGATAGCATGACTTCTGTGATATTCCTACTGACAATGTGTAATCTTAATCTTATCATGAAGACAAAAATCAGATAAATCTGAATTGAGAGACATTCTATAAATCCAGGTCCAAAATCTTCAACTGTcatggtcattaaaaaaaaaaaaaaaaaatcgaagaaAACTGAGCAACTGTTCCATAgtgaaggagactaaagagacatgacatcTAAATGAAATATGTGATTCTCAATTGGATGCTTTTGTTATAAAGGCCAATATTAAGACAAACAGTGAAGCTTAAATAAAGTCTGAGAAGTAATTTGCAGTAATATGTCAACAGATGGTTGTATTGTGCTTATGTAAGAATATGTAATTGCTTAAAGAGGCATCATTTTAGTGACTTACTCccaaatggtgttaggaaaaaaTGGTCGTTGTACTATACTTGCAACTTttgtataaatttgaaaaagattcaaaattaattatacattataaagcaatttgatatctgtatatacattatacatatagaCAGACATATATACGAAAAGTCGGACAATTGAatttgtgaactttccaccatgcacttacacagtggaaaattcacgaacttaattgtccgaccttttgtatacgtatatatgtattgAAAATTGGCTGCTATCAACCCTCTGAAATAAAGATTGACCAAAAAAGGGGCTTTGTGCTGTCAACTGATGTTACACCTAAAAACACGCACTAAGGAGAGAGTGTCATGGGATAGAAATTTAATACTGGATGTCTTTTTTGGAAAGCAGAAGCATGAATATGAGCATCAATGGCAGAAAGAAGGTTCACGCCTTGTATTCATTAACTAACTTTCTAGCAATCTATCCtgaaagagaaatcagaaaaattgGTCAAGATTTAAacacaattttaagaaaacataggagtaaatcttcaaGACCTTGGATTAAGCGATGGTTTCTTAGATAAGATGCCAGagcaaaagtaagaaaagaaaagacagataaaTCAGACGCCATCAACATTTAAAACTTCTATGCTTCACAGGACATCACCAatcgcttctcagccttttggctaagatcaagtgcaTAGGACATcaccaagaaaatgaaaggacaacacaaagaataggaaaaaatattttgaaaacatatatctgataagggacttatGTCCAGAATATATGTAAAACTCTCCCAAttcaacaaaaaggcaaataatccaattttaaaagtaggcaaaggaaaaaaatggacaaaggatttaaatagagatttttttttgtttgttttcaattacatttgacattcaatgctattttacattagtttcagatgtacaacatagtgcttagacatttatgtaatttatatagtCACCCCCCcgccccgataagtctagtacaaccctggcactatatatagctgttgcaacattattcatggtattttctatgctatactttacatctctgtgactattttgtaactaccaatttgttttttttcttttttaattaaagtttattggggtgacaattattagtaaagttacatagatttcaggtgtacagttctgtaatacatcatctatacctcacattatgtgttcaccgcccagagtcagttctccttccatcaccataaatttgaccccatttaccctcctttttttaacttttattttttattagtttcaggtgtataaagcaaCGTAATGGTtatacatttacacccctcacaaaatgataacatcCCCaattactacccctctgacatcatctATAGCTACTACAAtcccattgactatcttccctatgctgtgctttacatcccatgaaattttagttgacgttcaatattattctacttcagcttcaggtgttatagcgcattggtcaggcatctacagtctatgaagtgatccccttggtaacacccatctgacaccctacaaaatcttgacaacattattgattatattccccatactgtatttcatatccccatgactatattgtgtctaactaatttgctctttctaatcccttccccttctccccatccctagccctctcccatctagcaaccatcaatttttttctccctatatctgagtctatttctgttttgtttgctcgtttattctgttctgcagattccacatataagtgagatcatatggtatttgtctttctcagtctgacttatttcacttagcataataagtctcgaggtccatccatccatgttgttacaaatggttaatatttcattttttttttcctttggcagagtatataaatagacatttctcgaAAGAAGATACACACatggccaataaatacatgaaaagatgctcaccatcactgGTCATTAGGGAACTGCACagcaaaaccataatgagataccatttcatatcCACTAGGATAGCTATAATTGTAAAAAACTGACACTAACCAGTTTTGGTGACAATGTGaaaaaattggaactctcatacactgttggtgggaatgtaaaatggtgcagtcactttggaatgTAGTTTGGTGGTTCTTCgtaaagttaaacatagagttagtTTAACAATTTCGCTCCTAGACCTGAGGGaagtgaaaacatacatccatacaaaaacttgtccatgaatgttcataacagcattattcataataaccaaaacatGGAAATCACCCAAATGTCTAGccactgataaatgaataaactaaatgTGATATAGCCATACAATGAAACACTACTTGGCAataaataggcaaatccatagagctagaaagtagattagtgtttgcgtagggctgtggggagggcaaAATGGAGAGTGACAATTGTATGGGGTTTCTTTTcgggctgatgaaaatgttctgatgGTTgtacactgtgaatatactaaaaaaaaatgaattgtacactttaaagggaTGAATTTTATGTTAGGataattacatctcaataaagctactatttaaaaaaattaaatacaaggaTAGtcacagatatattttttaaaagatttttattaaaaatatagctaacatacaatattatatcagcctcaggtgtacacaataattattcaacatttatatatctaaagaagtgatcaccatgataagtgatatttatttaaacataaatattaaataacaattaGGATGTGGTATTAATACTTGGCGAAATTAAATTAGTTTAAGTCAGATTTGGATTGATCAGAATTCAAATTCCtacacttttttcaaaattatagctGTGGCTCGCTTAAGAAAACCCATCCTATGAAAATctgaatttataaaagaaaaaaagtatctgTGAATGTGTAAGGATGTGTAAACAACATTAAAAAGGATTCTTCCAAATGAACACACCTAAAATATCCTATTTACAAAGATTGCTTACCCTTTTTTGATGGAGTTCAGAAACTGTTGACTTGCACCATCAGAATAACTTCTGAAATCATCGTTGACTGTAAATccatttttccataattttatacTTACATCTACCTGCACAGCAGTAAGAAACAAAATGCATCATGTTAATAAAAAGTACAATACTTCTGTATATTGCAAAAATGCTTTATGTGTACTTCACTTTttgtcacacagaatattaatAAGATGTGCATTGAAGGGTTaggatttaataacattttaagttTTACTGTTTCATCAGGAACATTCTTCATTGAAACTAGCATTTATTTTCTACCCACAAGTACAAGCAAGAATTACTAGTAGAGGTGCCAGCAGCTTTACTAAAGTCAGCACAGTGACAGAGtaaatactgtttccccgaaaataagacctagccagaccatcagctctaatgcatcttttggagcaaaaattaatgtaagacccagtatattatattataatattatattatattatattgtactatattatattaaacacccggtctcatattatagtaaaataagaccgggtcttatattaatttttgttcaaaagacacattagagctgattgtccggtgaggtcttatttttggggaaacacggtaataataccttattattattatgaaaacagttttgaccTCATGTAccctctaaaccaggggtgtccaaacttttttcaacgtttttcaccaagggccatacgcggtaaaatacacaaacagccgggccactcactcgaggtgaagtacgtattgcctcacctggtttatttaagtaaactaaatatatttttggaatttgctgcgggccaattaacaatggattgcgggccgcagttggcccgcgggcctcagttggcctgcgggccgcagtttggacacccctgctctaaacggtccatattttgagaaacactgaaagagaaaaatgttaggGACATTTACCTGTTTTTGCTGTTCAGTGGGAGACAAGCATTTGGCACCAACCTTCTGAGCTTCCTCAAAAAGGCTGTCAACAAAATATTCACAAGTAGTTTGTTGATTATCACTGAGAGGTTGGTTGTCAGATCCTGTTTCACaaaccctacacacacacaaaaagaaaacacgcACTATTGACTACTAATTCTCTAAAAATTTACATCAATTGTTCTAGTGAAGGGATGCTGAACTGAGATGCTACTACCTCCACGTCCACAGTTTTGACCCTCTTCTAAGTTAAGAGACACGTGACCTTGAGAAGTCATTAATCCTTTTGGTTCAGAGCAGCATTTTCTCAAGTTCAGTGTATTGACACTTGGGGAGGGATAATTCTTTATTGTGAGGGCTGTCTTATGCAGGgcagaatgtttagcagcatccatgGCCTTGACCCATAGATACCAGTCACATGCATACTCCTCCTCCCCCAAAGTGTtataacaaccaaaaatatctccagacattttgtcctggggtggggcagagggtaGGGGTGGGAAACATCTCACCAGGTTGAAAACTACTGGTCAAGAGTAAAAAAATGTGTTCTGTGTAAAGGGCTCAAAATGGCTTGAAAAGCGGTTATAATGTACTTTTTGGTAATAGAAAGCACTCTTGAAACTAAAGGTGATAATCCATCAGGACCAATCAGAATCATAGTTTTGCTACTTTGAATACTTCAGAAAGAGATTTCCCACCGAACACTTTCATTTGTAGTGGTTTAATactctactgtttttttttctttttttaattgcggtataattgacatacaacattatatcagtttctggtgtacaacataataattcgATTATCTGTATTATTGCAAAATGGTCACCACaatgtctagttaacatccaccaTCATAGTTACAAATTCttctcttgtgatgagaacttttaagatttatcttaccaactttcaaatatgcaatacagtattagtaactatagtcgccatgctgtacatcatatccccatgacttagttACTTTAcacctggaagtttgtacattttgactCTCTTCACTCATTTTGCCCACTCCCATctactggtttttattttgtatttacagTATGTAGGAAATTTGGTTTATAGAAAAGATGGTTTCTGGTTGATCTTTTTTGAAGTCACATAGAAAATTCATAAGTGTACTGAGATACAACTTCTCAGATTCTATAAATAATGATCAACACTTTTTATAGCTCATACACTGTGCCAGGAACTATAAAGTAGATACTCTCAaccacattttatagataagaaaaatgagtcacagagaggttaagttataTGTCTGAGgctacacagctagtaagtggcagagacagaatttaaaccCGGTTAATCTGTCCTCCAAGTCTATGCTCCTAACCATGATAAGCTATAAAGCCTATCtttatagctaacatttattaatacaTGTTAGGAAGtattctaaatactttacatgtgttaactcaTCCAATCCTCACAGTGCTCTAAAAagcatgtattgtttttattctcatttaatagataaagaaaaagcttaagtaatttgcccaagatcacagagctattGGGAGGTAGAGCGGGAAACTGAAGCCAGGATAATAATATCTGCACTCCTAATCACTGAGCTACATTGTCTCTCAAAATAGCCATTATTACATTGTTAATAAATTGATGACGCTCAGGGCAatgttttaagtacattttttttactCTTCTAGGTAATTCTCCCTATATCTACTCTTAAGACACTCCATATTATCATAAAGTGTTAATTATGCCTTTTCCAAGGCCATGACATGATACTTCTTACACAAAAATAATCACACCCTAAAATGATTTCTCACAATACTaatgattttctcctttctttaataGTACAGCTATGTAGCAGTAGAGGATACCTTCCAAAAGCTCaggttttgttatttgtttaggTACCTTTACTAAGCCATACCGCCTTTGGGTAAGAAACTTAGCCTCTATGTGATGTgccttccttgtctgtaaaatacaGATACTACCACCTATGTCACGTGGTTGTTGCGAAGATTAAATGCAAATACATATAAAGGTCTATACCTGGTATACAGTATGGACCACTATACAcactggcacatggtaagtactcAAATATTAGATAATATTAGAATCACTTTATGTGttccagtttttgtttcttctgttcaGAAAGTAGTTTATacttaattaaataattactaaGTACAAAGCCAATAAAGCTGAGCATCCCGAGTAGCTG is part of the Rhinolophus ferrumequinum isolate MPI-CBG mRhiFer1 chromosome 13, mRhiFer1_v1.p, whole genome shotgun sequence genome and encodes:
- the UBXN2A gene encoding UBX domain-containing protein 2A, with product MKEVDNLESIKEEWVCETGSDNQPLSDNQQTTCEYFVDSLFEEAQKVGAKCLSPTEQQKQVDVSIKLWKNGFTVNDDFRSYSDGASQQFLNSIKKGELPLELRGTFDKEEVDVKVEDKKNEVCMSTKPVFQPFSGQGHRLGSATPKIVSKAKSNEVEKKKNLCAVPLNNLEPITNIQIWLANGKRIVQKFNISHRISHIKDFIEKYQGSQRSPPFSLATALPVLRLLDETLTLEEADLQNAVIIQRLQKATEPFRELS